The Spirulina subsalsa PCC 9445 region GTTATTTTGGCTATATTGACGAAGCCCAATATATCGCCGGGATAGTGGCTGCTTACACCAGCCAAACGGGAAGACTCGGCTTTGTGGGGGCTAAACCCATCCCCCAACTCCTGCGTAACGTCAACAGCTTTACCCTAGGCGCTCGTACCGTTCAACCGGAGATTACCACCCGCTTGATTTTAACTGGAGATTGGTCGTTACCCGTGAAGGAAGCCGAAGCGGTGAACAGTATGGTAGATCAGGGCATTGATGTTATTACCTGTCATGTAGACAGCCCGAAAATTGTCATTGAAACCGCCGAACGACGGGGGGTGTACTCATCTGGATACCATGCCAATCAAGCCGCTCTCGCTCCCCGAGGCTTCCTCACGGGGGCGGAGTGGGACTGGACAACGGTTTACACCCAATACGCCCAACAACTCCAAGCGGGCAAAACCTTGATGAATGGGGAGATTCCCCATATTGTCCGGGGGGGATTAGAGGCGGGATTCTGGAAACTCTCTCCCTTTGGTCCGGCCGTCAGTGATGAGGCGAAACAAGCGGCAGAGGCGGTTAAGGCGGAATTTGCCCAAGGGTCTAAGCGCATTTATCAAGGGCCTTTACGCAATAATCAAGGGCAGGAAATCCTTGCGGCCGGACAGTCCTATGAGCAAACGGCCGTAGAGTTGGAAACCATGAATTGGTTGGTGGAAGGGGTAGATGGTCGATTAGAAAGTTAGTGATCACAGGGAATAGGCAAGAGGCAAAAGGTAATAATTAGGGCTTGCTGAATAAGTCCGAGAGTTGGGGAATCGGGAGTCGGGAGTCGGGAGTCGGGAGTCGGGAGTCGGGAGTCGGGAGTCGGGAATAGGCAATCGTGCCAGTTTTAGATGATCTGTTCCCTGTTAAGAGTTCCCTGTTCCCTTGTTGAGCCTAGCATAGGCGTGTTATTCAGCAGACCCTAATTATCAATTATCAATTCCCCCTCTCCCTGTTCCCTATTTCCTAGCCCACTGACTGGTATTAAACCATCAATTACTCCCCTTTTTTGAGAGGTAAACGCAGGGTGAATAGACTCCCTTGATCTACATGGCTTTGGACTTGGATAGACCCTTGAT contains the following coding sequences:
- a CDS encoding BMP family ABC transporter substrate-binding protein; this translates as MTKNKPFRFSRRQVLRGLLATTAFGVTAKLGTGCTPQGPRGGASGDDLVIGFIYVGPRDDFGYNQAHAEGAAAIAQLPGIKIVEQASVPETTEVEEAMRSMIELDGAKAIFPTSFGYFDPHILKIAEEFPEVQFFHAGGLYKEGETPRNVGSYFGYIDEAQYIAGIVAAYTSQTGRLGFVGAKPIPQLLRNVNSFTLGARTVQPEITTRLILTGDWSLPVKEAEAVNSMVDQGIDVITCHVDSPKIVIETAERRGVYSSGYHANQAALAPRGFLTGAEWDWTTVYTQYAQQLQAGKTLMNGEIPHIVRGGLEAGFWKLSPFGPAVSDEAKQAAEAVKAEFAQGSKRIYQGPLRNNQGQEILAAGQSYEQTAVELETMNWLVEGVDGRLES